In Rhodococcus sp. OK302, one genomic interval encodes:
- a CDS encoding PadR family transcriptional regulator, translated as MDRHFPDGERGHGRGRGHFGAGGPGFGPGAHLGRGRGRGGRGRRGDVRAAVLLLIAEEPMHGYELIQQIVERSGGVWKPSPGSIYPALSQLEDEGLVIIDKVAGRKTARLTADGVAYVAEHKADLGSPWDDVRDSVGAPEQDLRELIGQLMGAAGQVAAVGTPAQVKAAADVLIEARKSLYRVLAEDGSTDAGS; from the coding sequence ATGGATAGACATTTTCCAGACGGCGAGCGCGGACACGGACGTGGTCGGGGCCATTTCGGAGCTGGTGGGCCGGGTTTCGGGCCGGGTGCGCATCTGGGTCGAGGACGTGGCCGCGGTGGTCGGGGTCGACGTGGTGACGTCCGGGCGGCAGTCCTCCTTCTCATCGCTGAAGAACCGATGCACGGGTATGAGCTGATCCAGCAGATCGTCGAGCGCAGTGGCGGCGTGTGGAAGCCGAGTCCCGGCTCGATTTACCCCGCCCTGTCGCAACTCGAAGACGAAGGCCTCGTCATCATCGACAAGGTCGCCGGCCGAAAAACCGCCCGGCTCACCGCAGACGGTGTTGCCTACGTCGCGGAACACAAAGCCGATCTGGGTTCGCCGTGGGACGACGTTCGCGACAGCGTCGGTGCGCCGGAACAGGATTTGCGTGAGCTGATCGGACAACTCATGGGTGCTGCCGGTCAAGTTGCCGCCGTGGGAACGCCGGCACAGGTCAAGGCCGCCGCCGATGTTCTGATCGAAGCTCGTAAGTCTTTGTATCGCGTACTTGCCGAGGATGGATCGACAGACGCGGGAAGTTGA
- a CDS encoding glutathione peroxidase — MTVHNFAVKAADGSTEDLSQYKGNLLLIVNVASKCGFTPQYEGLDALYRENKDRGLRVIGFPCNQFGDQEPGQDAEIQEFCSTTYNVTFPVHAKLEVNGDNADPLYTHLRSEAPGEFGPEIGFLFDHVSKTRPEAIGTDEVKWNFTKFLVDQDGAVVRRFESTVTPEQIGAEISELL; from the coding sequence ATGACTGTCCACAACTTCGCCGTCAAGGCTGCCGACGGATCCACCGAGGATCTGAGCCAGTACAAAGGCAACCTACTGTTGATCGTCAACGTGGCGAGCAAGTGTGGATTCACACCGCAGTACGAAGGCCTCGACGCCTTGTACCGCGAGAACAAGGACCGCGGTCTCCGAGTAATCGGATTCCCGTGCAACCAGTTCGGTGATCAGGAACCCGGTCAGGACGCGGAGATCCAGGAATTCTGCAGCACCACCTACAACGTCACGTTCCCCGTTCACGCCAAGCTCGAGGTCAACGGCGACAACGCAGACCCGCTGTACACGCACCTCCGCAGCGAAGCGCCGGGTGAGTTCGGACCCGAAATCGGATTCCTCTTCGACCATGTCAGCAAGACTCGCCCCGAAGCGATCGGTACCGACGAGGTGAAGTGGAACTTCACCAAGTTTCTCGTAGATCAGGACGGAGCGGTTGTCCGCCGCTTCGAGTCGACCGTGACACCGGAGCAGATCGGCGCGGAGATTTCGGAGCTGCTGTAA